GACTGGCTTCGGCGCCCGTCTGCTGGCGGAGTTCGCGGTGGCGTTCCGCCCGTAGTTCATCGCCGCCAGTCGAGTAGCCCTGTCGTTGGTCGAGTGGCGAAGCGTATCGGGACCCGGCAACGAGGTCTCGATACGCTCGCTAGCGCTCACTACTCGACCACCGACGGGGTTAGCCCTGTGGGATCGCCCCGAGCGTCACGGTCGTCGTTTTGTCTGCCCCGTCGCGCACGTAACCGACCGTGATGGGGTCGCCGGCCTTCTTCGTCAGCGTGACCGCCGTGAGCACGTCGGCGCGTGTGGCCGATCGCCCGTCGATCGTCGTAATCACGTCATCCGCAACATGCGCGGCGTTGCACGATCCGCCGGCCCCGCCTGCTCACCCGCCGGCCCCGCCAGAACCGGATGGCCTCTGAGACGCCGCCGAGATCGAGCCGACGCCGAATTCGCCGAGAAAGCCGGCGACCAGCGCGATGACGGCTGCGCCGACCGGGAGAGGCCAGGATCGGCGCCACCACGGTTGCCCGGGTGCCGTGACAAAACGCGCGGGAGTCGAGCCCGGTGCTGGATCAGTCCTTTGCTGCTTGTCTCGAAGTTCGTACGGGTCCGAGCTGGAAGCCACGAGACCGCGGCGACGTGTAATCGGCGGTAGTGCACAACGTTGTCCACTGATATCCACTTGGCCGGGGAGTTCGGCCTGCACGTGCGCATTCGCACCGCTACTGTTGGGGTTACCAGCCGCGCTCAGGTCGTGAGCGCAGCATGACGCGAGCAAAGGAATCCGACGTGGGAGCTTTTTGGGGCAACATCTGGAACGTCATCTGGCTTTTTTTCTGGGTCTTCGCCTTCCTCGCCTACCTGATGGCGCTGTTCAACGTCATCGGTGATCTGTTCCGCGACGGCAAGCTCAACGGTTGGTGGAAGGCACTGTGGATCATCTTCCTGATCTTCCTGCCGTTCCTCACCGTGCTGGTTTACCTGATCGCGCGCGGTCGCGGCATGGAGGAGCGCAAGGTCGCGCAGGTGCAGCAGGCGCAGGCGGCGGCGAACCAATACATTCGCGAGGTGGCCTCGACCAGCGCGACCGATGACATTGCGAAGGCCAAGGCATTGCTCGATTCCGGTGCGATTGACGCCGACGAGTTCGCGAAGTTGAAGGCCAAGGCGCTCTCGTAGGAATGAGAATCCCGCCTCAACTGCGGTCGCGAGGGCCGCGCGTGAGCCGGCCCGTGGCATCCGCCCGCAGGTGGCCGCGGTTGCGATCGCATCCGCCGACGGAAGTCAACGCCGGCTTGCGACGCCCGTTCGTGGTCGGCCTCGTCGTGACGCTTGGTGCGCTCGCCGCCATCGTGCTCGGCTTGATCGTGACGTCGCTCGCGACGATCCTCACCTATGTCGGGCTTGCACTGTTCATCGCCCTGGGGCTTGATCCAATCGTTCGACGGATGCAGGCACACCGCATTTCGAGACCGCTCGCGGTGGTCATCGTGTTCGTCGTGATCCTCATCATCGTCGTCGCCGGGCTGATCTTTTTCGTTCCGCCGTTGGTGCGCCAATTGGTCTCACTGATTGAGCTGGCCCCAACGGCGTTGCACGACATTGAGGACCAAGTGTGGTTCGTCACGCTCAACAACAATCTCGGCGAGACGATCGACCTCAACGTGATCGCGGACTGGATTCGCACCGCGGCGCAGGACCCCAAGGTCTGGGCGGCGGCGACCGGCGGGCTGCTCAAATTCGGCGCGGGCTTGATCGGTGGCAGCGTCGGAGGCGTCACCGTGCTGATCCTCAGCATCTTCTTTCTTGCATCGTTGCCGTCGATGAAGCAGGGTGTCTACGCACTGGTCGCCCGGCGTTCACGCCCCGGCTTCATTGACCTCTCCGAACAGATCTTCGTCAGCATCGGCGGTTACCTCAACGGGATGGTGCTGCTCGCCGCGATCAACGCCGCCCTCGGGTTTATTGCGATGCTCATCTTTGGTGTTCCGTTTGCTGGGCTTCTGGCGATCATTGTGTTTCTACTCGCGTTGATCCCGTTGGTCGGCTCGATCTTGGCCACGATCCTCGTGACGATCGTGGCGCTGTTCAACTCGCCGACGACCGCCATCGAGATCGCCGTCTATTACTTGATCTACATGCAGGTTGAGGCATATGTTCTGACGCCTCGGATCATGAACAAGGCAGTCGACGTTCCAGGTTCGCTCGTGGTGATCGGCGCGCTCGCCGGCGGCACGCTCCTGGGCATGCTCGGAGCACTCGTCGCCATCCCGGTGACCGCGGCGATCTTGCTGATCATCAAGAAGGTTGTGATTCCGCGCCAGGAGCGGGCGTCGTAATTCGTCGACCGCTTTGATCTGCGTGCGGCCGTCCTGTGGGTGATTGTCGCGTGGTCGATTGTCGCGTGGTCGATTGTCGTGCGGGCGACTTTCCTGCGGCGAGATTCAAATGTCTAACATCAGGCCATTGACACATGAACCTCTCAGGGTCCAGACTCTCCTCAGCATCATCAGGTGCCACCACATCTCCCCGATAGGTACGCAAACCAATGACTGAAGAAGCGACAACGAAGTCGAGAGCTCAGCAATCCGCCGAGGCGGATGCCGCGGATCTCGCGAAACTCGGCTACAAACAAGAACTCCATCGCGGCATGTCCGGATTCTCGAACTTCGCCGTTTCATTTTCGATCATCTCGATCCTGGCCGGCTGTATCACGTCGTACTCGATTGCGCTGAAGTCCGGCGGACCGGCAGCCATCAACATCGGCTGGCCCTTGGTCGGTGTCTTTGTGCTCTTCGTCGCACTGGCGATGGCAGAGGTCTGTTCGAAGTATCCGACCGCAGGCGGCCTGTACTTCTGGGCCGGGCGCCTCGCGAAGAAGAACAAGCGGCAATGGGCCTGGTTCGTCGGCTGGTTCAACTTCCTCGGCGAGGTGGCTGTCACGGCGGCCATCGACTTCGGCGCAGCGACAACGATGATGGCCTTTGCTGCACTGACCTTCGGCGTCACGCCGACCGCCGCGAACACGTTCATTCTGTTCATCGTGATCATCGTCATCCACGGTGCGTTGAACACGTTCGGGGTCAAGCTGGTCAGCTGGCTGTGCAACCTGTCTGCCTGGTGGCACATCGTGGGTGTGCTGATCATCGTCGGCGCGCTGTGGATCATTCCGACCAGCCACCAATCGTTCGACTGGACGATGACCGCATGGCACAACGAAACCGGTTTCTCGTTCGGGCCGTATGTGTTCCTGATGGGTCTCCTGATGGCGCAGTACACCTACACCGGCTACGACGCATCCGCTCACGTGGCGGAAGAGACCAAGAATGCATCGCGATCGGCGCCCAAGGGCATCGTGATGAGCGTCGTGATCTCGATCATCGGTGGCTGGATCCTGCTGTTCTCGATCACCGCGGCGATTCAGGATGGCACGCAGGCCGGTCTGACGAAGCTGGCAGCGACATCCACTGGTCTTCCGCCCGCACAGATCTTCCTCGACGCGCTCAACAACCCGACGATGGCGAAGTTCCTGCTCTTCATCGTCTGCGGTGCCCAGTTCTTCTGTGGAATGGCATCCGTCACGGCGAACTCGCGAATGAGTTTCGCGTTCTCGCGAGACAACGCCATCCCGGGCTCGCGGTTGTGGAAAAAGGTCAACCCGCGCACCGGCACGCCGACCAACTCGATCTGGCTGTGCGTCGTGCTCTCGATCATCCTGACCGTTCCGGCGCTCTTCAACACGACGGCCTACCTCGCGGTGACCTCTATTGCGGTCATCGGTCTGTACATCGCCTACGTGACCCCGGTGTTCCTGAGGCGGCTCAACAAGAACTTCGAGCCCGGCCCCTGGCACCTCGGCAAATGGAGCGGCATCATCGGCTGGATCGCCGTGGTCTGGGTCGTGATCATCTGCATCCTGTTCGTCCTGCCTCCGGTGGCCCCGATCACGGTCGACACCTTCAACTACTCACCGATCGCCGTGGTCTTCGTTGCGATCTTCGCCATCGTGATGTGGTACGCGAGAGGGCGCAAGCACTTCATGACACGGGATGAAGCTGCCGAGCTGACGATCCCGGTCGACAAACTGCTCGAGCAGTAGTCGGAGCGCTCACGATGTCTGAAACACTCACGGTGGCAACACCGTTGGTCGACACTGTTTTGCAACCCGTGCGCGGGCATATGGCCTTCGAGTCCTGTGTCGAACAGCTCGGTTCTGCAATTCAGCTCGGGGTGTTTCGGGCAGGCAGCAAGCTGCCGAATGAGCGGGATCTGTCAGAACGGTTGAACGTTTCCCGGGCCACGCTCCGAGAAGCGATCAGCGCACTTCGCGCCGCCGGCTTCGTGTCGACGACGCGCGGCCGTGGGGGAGGAACAGTGGTCGAGCCGTTGGAGAACGCTCGACCGCTGGACCCCGCACTCAGCGACCCAACACAGGGCCGTGACCGGCAGACCGAGATGAACGATATTCTCGTGTTCCGCGCAGTAGTCGAGCCGGGCGCATGCTATCAAGCAGCCATTCGCCCGGTCGACGCGGCGGGCCGCGACCTGCTCACGAAGTGCCTGCAGGAATTCGACGGGGTCGAGTCGCCGGCCGCCTATCGACAGGCGGATGCGCGACTGCATTTGGCAATCGCATCCGCCTGTGGTTCCACGGAACTGTCCAACGCGTGCAGCACCGTGCAGACCAAGGTGCACCAATACCTGGCCGAGATTCCGTTCCTGCGGGCCAACATCACCGGCTCGGATGAACAACACCGCACCATTGTCGCCGCCATCCTCGATGGCGACGGCGACACGGCGCGACTCGTGATGGAAGAACACTGCGACGCAACTGCGGCGCTTTTGAAGGGATTGCTGAAATAACGTGCGAATGACACAACACCCCCGCAACGACCGGATGCTGACGGTCGACCAACTGCGCGCCGCCATCGAAGCCGGTGAGATCGACACGGTCATCCTCGGCTTCACCGACATGCAGGGCAGACTGCAGGGCAAACTACTGCACGCCCAGTTCTTCCTGGACTCGGTTCTGGAGCACGGCACGGAAGGCTGCAACTATCTGCTCGCGGTCGACGTCGACATGAACACGGTGGACGGTTACGAGATCACGTCGTGGGAGAAGGGCTACGGCGACATGCTGTTCGAGGCCGACCTCGACACCATCCGCCGGCTGCCGTACCGCCCGGGATCGGTGCTGATCCAGTGCGATCTGAGCCTTGTCGACGGCACGCCGCTTCCGATGTCACCGCGTGCGGTGCTTCGCCGCCAGATCGACAAGGCCGCCGAACGCGGCTGGCAGGCTGTTGCCGGCACTGAGCTCGAGTTCGACATCTACGAGAACAGCTATGAGGATGCCTGGAGCAAGCGCTACGCGGACCTTACGCCAGCGAACCAGTACAACGTCGACTATTCACTGCTTGGCTCCGGCAGGGTCGAACCGCTGCTGAGGGCCATCCGTAATGCGATGTACGACGCCGGCATGACCGTGGAGTCCGCAAAGGGCGAGTGCAACCTGGGCCAGCACGAGATCGCGTTCAAGTACGCCGACGTGCTCGCCACGGCCGACAATCACGCCGTCTACAAGCTGGCAGCGAAAGAGATTGCGCACAGCATGGGCAAGTCGATCACGTTCATGGCCAAGCCGAACGAGCGCGAGGGCAACTCGTGCCACATCCACATGTCGCTGCGCGGCTTGGATTCTAAGGGCACGGATGGCAAGGCGGACGGAGGCAAACTCGTCTTCTGGGATGACAAGAAGCACGCGCGCACGGCGCTGTATGACCACTTCATCGCAGGAGTGCTCGCGACGATGAGCGAGTTCACGCTGTTCTACGCGCCGAACATCAACTCGTACAAGCGGTTCGTGCCCGGCTCGTTCGCGCCGACGGCGGTGGCGTGGGGCATGGACAACCGCACCTGCGCGGTGCGCCTGGTCGGGCACGGCGCCAGTGCGCGCATGGAGAACCGGTTGCCCGGCGGCGACGTCAACCCCTACCTGGCGGTGGCAGCGATGCTCGCCGGCGGCCTGTACGGCATCGAACACGAACTCGAACTCGAGCCGGAGACACCCGGCAATGCATACGAGTCGGGTGCCCCAACCGTGCCGACCACCCTGCGTGAAGCGCGCGAGGCGCTTGCGAACTCGACCATCGCACGCGAGGTATTCGGCGATGACGTCGTTGACCACTACCTGCACTACGCAGACATCGAGTGCGCCGCGTTCGACGCGGCCGTCACCGACTGGGAGCTGCGGCGCGGATTCGAGAGGCTTTGAGTTGGCTGCAGTAACTACCGCATTTCCACAGTCGGCCGTCAGCGGTGGCGGCAGCACGACGGTCATCAATCCGGCCACCGGCGCACCGGTCGTCGAACTCGGCCTCGCCTCCCTCGCCGAGACGGATGCCGCGATCGAACGCGCCCACCGCGCGTTCGGCCAATGGCGGGGGATCGCCCCGGGGGAGCGGGCGCGATTGCTGCGCGCATTCGCATCCGCCGTCGAGGCACACCAGGCCGAGCTTGCCCAGTTGGAGGTCGTCGGCTCTGGCCACACGATCGGCAACGCGCTGTGGGAGGCAGGCAACGTTCGCGACGTGCTCAACTACTACTCGGCGTCGCCGGAGCGGCACGTCGGCAAGCAGATCCCCGTCGCGGGCGGCGTCGACATCACGTTCCATGAGCCGCTCGGCGTCGTCGGCATCATCGTTCCCTGGAACTTTCCGATGCCCATTGCAGGCTGGGGCTTTGCACCGGCGCTCGCAGCGGGCAACACGGTCGTGCTCAAACCGGCCGAATTGACGCCGCTGACTGCGATGCGCATCGCCGAGCTCGCGCTGG
The Rathayibacter sp. SW19 DNA segment above includes these coding regions:
- a CDS encoding PDZ domain-containing protein: MITTIDGRSATRADVLTAVTLTKKAGDPITVGYVRDGADKTTTVTLGAIPQG
- a CDS encoding SHOCT domain-containing protein encodes the protein MGAFWGNIWNVIWLFFWVFAFLAYLMALFNVIGDLFRDGKLNGWWKALWIIFLIFLPFLTVLVYLIARGRGMEERKVAQVQQAQAAANQYIREVASTSATDDIAKAKALLDSGAIDADEFAKLKAKALS
- a CDS encoding AI-2E family transporter, encoding MSRPVASARRWPRLRSHPPTEVNAGLRRPFVVGLVVTLGALAAIVLGLIVTSLATILTYVGLALFIALGLDPIVRRMQAHRISRPLAVVIVFVVILIIVVAGLIFFVPPLVRQLVSLIELAPTALHDIEDQVWFVTLNNNLGETIDLNVIADWIRTAAQDPKVWAAATGGLLKFGAGLIGGSVGGVTVLILSIFFLASLPSMKQGVYALVARRSRPGFIDLSEQIFVSIGGYLNGMVLLAAINAALGFIAMLIFGVPFAGLLAIIVFLLALIPLVGSILATILVTIVALFNSPTTAIEIAVYYLIYMQVEAYVLTPRIMNKAVDVPGSLVVIGALAGGTLLGMLGALVAIPVTAAILLIIKKVVIPRQERAS
- a CDS encoding amino acid permease, with product MTEEATTKSRAQQSAEADAADLAKLGYKQELHRGMSGFSNFAVSFSIISILAGCITSYSIALKSGGPAAINIGWPLVGVFVLFVALAMAEVCSKYPTAGGLYFWAGRLAKKNKRQWAWFVGWFNFLGEVAVTAAIDFGAATTMMAFAALTFGVTPTAANTFILFIVIIVIHGALNTFGVKLVSWLCNLSAWWHIVGVLIIVGALWIIPTSHQSFDWTMTAWHNETGFSFGPYVFLMGLLMAQYTYTGYDASAHVAEETKNASRSAPKGIVMSVVISIIGGWILLFSITAAIQDGTQAGLTKLAATSTGLPPAQIFLDALNNPTMAKFLLFIVCGAQFFCGMASVTANSRMSFAFSRDNAIPGSRLWKKVNPRTGTPTNSIWLCVVLSIILTVPALFNTTAYLAVTSIAVIGLYIAYVTPVFLRRLNKNFEPGPWHLGKWSGIIGWIAVVWVVIICILFVLPPVAPITVDTFNYSPIAVVFVAIFAIVMWYARGRKHFMTRDEAAELTIPVDKLLEQ
- a CDS encoding FadR/GntR family transcriptional regulator encodes the protein MSETLTVATPLVDTVLQPVRGHMAFESCVEQLGSAIQLGVFRAGSKLPNERDLSERLNVSRATLREAISALRAAGFVSTTRGRGGGTVVEPLENARPLDPALSDPTQGRDRQTEMNDILVFRAVVEPGACYQAAIRPVDAAGRDLLTKCLQEFDGVESPAAYRQADARLHLAIASACGSTELSNACSTVQTKVHQYLAEIPFLRANITGSDEQHRTIVAAILDGDGDTARLVMEEHCDATAALLKGLLK
- a CDS encoding glutamine synthetase family protein, yielding MTQHPRNDRMLTVDQLRAAIEAGEIDTVILGFTDMQGRLQGKLLHAQFFLDSVLEHGTEGCNYLLAVDVDMNTVDGYEITSWEKGYGDMLFEADLDTIRRLPYRPGSVLIQCDLSLVDGTPLPMSPRAVLRRQIDKAAERGWQAVAGTELEFDIYENSYEDAWSKRYADLTPANQYNVDYSLLGSGRVEPLLRAIRNAMYDAGMTVESAKGECNLGQHEIAFKYADVLATADNHAVYKLAAKEIAHSMGKSITFMAKPNEREGNSCHIHMSLRGLDSKGTDGKADGGKLVFWDDKKHARTALYDHFIAGVLATMSEFTLFYAPNINSYKRFVPGSFAPTAVAWGMDNRTCAVRLVGHGASARMENRLPGGDVNPYLAVAAMLAGGLYGIEHELELEPETPGNAYESGAPTVPTTLREAREALANSTIAREVFGDDVVDHYLHYADIECAAFDAAVTDWELRRGFERL